A portion of the Lolium rigidum isolate FL_2022 chromosome 1, APGP_CSIRO_Lrig_0.1, whole genome shotgun sequence genome contains these proteins:
- the LOC124672843 gene encoding protein trichome birefringence-like 21 — protein sequence MQKLQLVNPTAVSLPAVVIVLFIVTTPYRRSFFDAYGAGAFVSIPSGYRLPPAANTAPAVARVPQECDIFRGEWVPDDDGALPYYTNLSCPVIQEHQNCMKYGRPDLGFLRWRWRPAGCELPRFDAAGFLDVMRDRSMAFVGDSLARNHMQSLICLLTKVEYPKDISTTQNQEFRTLHYASHNFTVSVFWSPFLVKANLSDADHGSGRLWNLYLDEPDEAWLPFVSSSDYVVISAANWFTRPSLFYQSGRVVACHYCLVPGVPDLTLRHSLRVAFRTALRAVTSLPGFNGTAIVRTVSPTSHFEGGEWDKGGDCRRTRPYEARVAGLDLDFYTAQVEEFEAAEKAARGRGVRMMLMDTTAAMVLRPDGHPSRYGHWAHENVTLYNDCVHWCLPGPIDVWNEMLLQMLLV from the exons ATGCAGAAGCTCCAGCTAGTCAACCCGACGGCGGTGTCGCTCCCGGCGGTCGTCATCGTCCTCTTCATCGTCACCACGCCCTACCGCCGTTCTTTCTTCGAcgcctacggcgccggcgccttcgtgtCGATCCCTTCCGGTTATCGGCTTCCTCCGGCCGCGAACACCGCTCCCGCCGTCGCCCGGGTGCCGCAGGAGTGCGACATTTTCCGGGGCGAGTGGGTGCCGGACGACGACGGCGCGCTGCCGTACTACACGAACCTCAGCTGCCCGGTGATCCAGGAGCACCAGAACTGCATGAAGTACGGCCGCCCGGACCTCGGGTTCCTCAGGTGGCGCTGGCGGCCGGCGGGGTGCGAGCTTCCCCGGTTCGACGCCGCGGGGTTCCTGGATGTTATGAGAGACCGGTCCATGGCGTTCGTCGGGGACTCGCTGGCCAGGAACCACATGCAGTCCCTCATCTGCCTCCTGACCAAG GTGGAGTACCCCAAGGACATCTCCACGACGCAAAACCAAGAATTCAGGACGCTGCACTACGCGTCGCACAACTTCACCGTCTCCGTCTTCTGGTCGCCGTTCCTCGTGAAGGCGAACCTGTCCGACGCCGACCACGGCAGCGGCCGGCTGTGGAACCTGTACCTCGACGAGCCGGACGAGGCGTGGCTGCCGTTCGTGTCCAGCTCCGACTACGTGGTCATCTCGGCGGCCAACTGGTTCACGCGGCCGTCGTTGTTCTACCAGTCCGGCCGCGTCGTCGCCTGCCACTACTGCCTCGTCCCGGGCGTGCCGGACCTCACGCTGCGGCACTCGCTGCGCGTCGCGTTCCGCACGGCGTTGCGTGCGGTCACGAGCCTGCCGGGGTTCAACGGGACGGCCATCGTGCGGACGGTGTCGCCGACGTCGCACTTCGAGGGCGGGGAGTGGGACAAGGGCGGCGACTGCCGGCGGACGCGGCCGTACGAGGCAAGGGTGGCCGGGCTGGACTTGGACTTCTACACGGCGCAGGTCGAGGAGTTTGAGGCGGCGGAGAAAGCGGCGAGGGGGAGAGGGGTGAGGATGATGCTGATGGACACGACGGCGGCGATGGTGCTCCGGCCGGACGGGCATCCGAGCCGGTACGGGCACTGGGCGCACGAAAACGTGACGCTGTACAACGACTGCGTGCACTGGTGTCTGCCCGGCCCCATCGACGTGTGGAACGAGATGCTGCTCCAGATGCTACTCGTATGA